A genomic window from Vigna radiata var. radiata cultivar VC1973A chromosome 2, Vradiata_ver6, whole genome shotgun sequence includes:
- the LOC106752610 gene encoding protein FAR1-RELATED SEQUENCE 5-like, translating into MKAFNNDFFYDIALDEENRICSVFWADARSIAACAEFGDVVSFDTTYLTNKYDMPFAPFLGVNHHGHSILLGCGLLSSKDTASFVWLFESWLKCIGNKAPIGIITDQCRAMANAIEEVFPNIRHRWYLWHIMKKLPKKFQSFKNYLPIKADIHALIYDCGSPRDFENGWEELLTKHALEGNDWLSNLYEERMKWVPCYLRSDFWAGMSTTQRSEGMNAFFDGFINSSTTLHQFVVQFDNALRVKAQKETQADFSSLLNTTIGCGSQSPIERQFNWSIHMKSLRKSKQNFDVG; encoded by the coding sequence ATGAAAGCATTCAACAACGACTTCTTCTACGACATTGCATTGGATGAAGAGAATAGAATATGTAGTGTTTTTTGGGCAGATGCAAGAAGTATAGCGGCATGTGCAGAATTTGGTGATGTTGTGTCCTTCGACACCACTTACTTGACAAATAAGTATGACATGCCCTTTGCGCCATTTTTAGGCGTTAACCATCATGGTCACTCAATTTTACTTGGATGTGGATTGCTTTCTTCTAAAGACACTGCGTCCTTTGTGTGGTTGTTTGAATCTTGGTTGAAATGCATAGGAAATAAGGCCCCTATTGGCATTATAACGGATCAATGCAGGGCAATGGCCAATGCCATTGAAGAGGTTTTTCCAAATATAAGACATAGATGGTATTTATGGCACATAATGAAGAAGTTGcccaaaaaatttcaaagcttCAAAAATTACCTTCCCATTAAAGCAGATATACATGCGCTTATCTATGACTGTGGGTCGCCAAGGGACTTTGAGAATGGATGGGAAGAACTTCTTACAAAGCATGCATTGGAGGGGAATGATTGGTTAAGTAATCTTTATGAGGAAAGAATGAAATGGGTTCCATGTTATTTAAGGAGTGATTTTTGGGCAGGTATGTCAACAACACAAAGAAGTGAGGGTATGAATGCCTTCTTTGATGGATTTATAAATTCAAGCACCACACTACATCAGTTTGTGGTTCAATTTGACAATGCACTTAGAGTTAAGGCACAAAAAGAAACACAGGCTGACTTCTCCTCCCTCCTGAACACCACGATTGGTTGTGGGTCCCAGTCACCGATAGAAAGACAATTCAATTGGAGTATACACATGAAAAGTTTGAGGAAGTCCAAACAGAATTTCGATGTCGGATGA
- the LOC106755931 gene encoding uncharacterized protein LOC106755931, whose translation MAATEAPSDEQVYKVPLKVFVDRNENKVVFAEARKDFVDVLLSFLALPLGTIARLVAKESNIPAVKVGSLSSLYESVSHLKEEHLWTQTCKEMLLHPRTSMESYCQRLKLNIDDTAPTKYFLCEDLGCSRKTNGSLLSIFNNQRCSCGNLMNRIVSPEISTLEKGFVKETATFIICDDLSVLPNVLVTIVNLLQKLGVKDMNGIEEQTVDISKREVVDLLKLSLISKNPLTDFVLEKKPRIHDFNPINQSWLERGDESSDEGRMIVVRALVRKSNEKIVFADAEEDFADLLFSFLTLPLGGVLHMLEGKSSLNCIDKLYKSISELSPDRYLRSQIVKEELANPKCAPLFTISDQILPIDEVSLPVYYCSTFIYGKERHVVLATSTRPRIYGYDMNARLEILDPKSCIGDSRSDKGFVKGPSTFVVTDDLFVTPMSSISAVSCLNRSQVPLSDLEERVISVGVKEGLAILKASLTSSSALTEGLLHFTKVNELDI comes from the exons ATGGCTGCAACAGAAGCTCCATCAGATGAGCAGGTTTACAAAGTACCCCTCAAAGTTTTTGTGGACagaaatgaaaacaaagttGTGTTTGCTGAGGCAAGAAAAGATTTCGTGGACGTTCTACTCAGTTTCTTAGCATTGCCTTTAGGTACTATTGCAAGACTGGTTGCTAAAGAGTCAAATATTCCAGCGGTTAAAGTTGGCAGCCTGAGTTCATTGTATGAGAGTGTATCACATCTTAAAGAAGAGCATCTATGGACACAGACATGCAAAGAAATGCTACTGCACCCAAGGACCTCTATGGAATCTTATTGTCAACGCCTGAAACTCAACATCGACGACACTGCCCCCACAAAGTATTTCCTGTGTGAGGACTTGGGGTGTAGTAGGAAGACAAATGGGAGCCTTTTAAGCATTTTCAATAATCAAAGATGCAGTTGTGGAAATCTAATGAACAGAATAGTGTCCCCAGAAATTAGTACTTTAGAAAAGGGCTTTGTTAAGGAAACTGctacttttataatttgtgaCGATCTTTCGGTGTTGCCTAATGTTCTTGTAACAATTGTGAATTTACTCCAGAAGCTTGGAGTCAAAGACATGAATGGTATTGAGGAACAAACTGTGGATATCAGCAAGAGGGAG GTGGTTGATCTTCTCAAGTTGTCGTTGATATCAAAGAACCCTTTGACAGATTTTGTCTTAGAGAAGAAGCCACGTATTCATGATTTTAACCCAATAAACCAGTCCTGGCTCGAGAGAGGAGATGAATCATCCGATGAAGGTAGAATGATAGTTGTGAGGGCACTGGtaagaaaatcaaatgaaaagatTGTGTTCGCCGATGCAGAGGAAGATTTTGCAGACTTGCTTTTTAGTTTTCTGACTTTACCTTTGGGTGGAGTGTTGCATATGTTGGAAGGAAAATCTTCTTTGAACTGCATAGATAAATTATACAAGAGCATTTCTGAACTCAGTCCTGATAGATATTTAAGGTCACAGATAGTCAAAGAGGAACTAGCTAATCCTAAATGCGCCCCTCTATTTACCATCAGCGATCAGATATTACCAATTGACGAGGTATCCTTGCCTGTTTATTATTGCAGTACTTTCATTTATGGCAAAGAGCGCCACGTTGTTCTTGCTACTTCAACCAGGCCTCGTATTTATGGGTATGACATGAATGCTCGATTGGAGATTTTGGATCCAAAGTCCTGTATTGGGGATTCACGGAGTGATAAAGGATTTGTCAAAGGACCATCAACGTTCGTTGTGACAGATGACTTGTTTGTGACCCCAATGTCATCCATTTCTGCCGTTTCTTGTCTAAACAGGTCACAAGTTCCTCTCTCTGACTTGGAGGAAAGGGTCATCAGTGTTGGTGTGAAGGAG GGATTGGCAATACTAAAAGCTTCCTTGACCTCATCGTCTGCTTTGACAGAAGGGCTCCTACATTTCACAAAAGTCAATGAGTTGGATATTTGA
- the LOC106752600 gene encoding uncharacterized protein C17orf53 homolog has product MDAWEDLVYDDDILESFLKKCDSSSSLIPDPAGNVQAVMLNRINTKGKKSTQKFANDVAKATYERDFTSNAWKWDEMFIEHHGLVTEGKMKNINALKEAKGMDILPVVACLIKECKSNGLGDMQLTVKDPSHTMKASVHHIVIQDPKFGDNIRVGSVMILNLVKSFCAFRPNHYLNIVHRNVVKVFPPEISPPLAELVKETPKPVIRLPMWAENNVNVDAILRKFVRPTDQPSTSSNQPPTDQPSTSANQAK; this is encoded by the exons ATGGATGCTTGGGAAGACCTTGTCTATGATGATGACATCCTGGAgtcatttcttaaaaaatgtgattcttcttcttctcttataCCTGATCCTGCGGGTAATGTTCAAGCTGTCATGCTGAATAGGATAAACACTAAAGGGAAAAAATCCACACAAAAATTTGCTAATGATGTTGCCAAGGCAACATATGAAAGAGATTTTACCTCCAATGCATGGAAGTGGGATGAAATGTTCATTGAACACCATG GTCTAGTTACTGAGGGGAAAATGAAGAACATCAATGCACTAAAAGAAGCCAAAGGAATGGACATACTTCCGGTTGTTGCTTGCTTAATAAAGGAATGCAAGTCGAATGGTCTGGGAGACATGCAGTTGACTGTAAAG GATCCATCACATACAATGAAGGCTTCAGTGCACCATATAGTTATTCAAGATCCTAAATTTGGAGATAACATTCGAGTTGGATCCGTCATGATACTGAACCTT GTTAAATCCTTCTGTGCATTTAGGCCGAACCACTACCTCAATATCGTTCACCGCAACGTAGTGAAGGTTTTTCCCCCTGAAATTAGTCCTCCATTAGCTGAACTGGTCAAGGAAACTCCAAAACCTGTCATTCGACTTCCGATGTGGGCTGAAAATAATGTCAATGTTGATGCCATCCTCCGTAAATTTGTTCGACCAACTGACCAACCATCAACATCATCCAATCAACCACCAACTGACCAACCATCAACATCAGCCAATCAAgcaaaatag